In Phaseolus vulgaris cultivar G19833 chromosome 3, P. vulgaris v2.0, whole genome shotgun sequence, the sequence attacataatccaaCGTTTAACAATACTCTCCAAACCAAACAGGCAAAAACACAGTCCACTCTAAGAACCTAAAAACCTAAAAAACATCAAATAACCAAACGCATACATTCcaaaggttccaaacaccaactGGAAAAGGAAACCGAAGTAGTGCGAGATTTTGCagaaatccaagaccaaacctttgcTTGCATCAGGGTACAAACTTCAAACGCGTCAGTCACACCCCTgttgaaaataaaagaatttatgTGATTCCATATTTCCCCCACAACCCCCACAACGCAAAGTGTATAGATCTTTTTCACTCCCCTACTCACTTCAACATTCAGATTCATAACTAACAGAAGAATGCAGAGCGACATGCTCTCTATATCTATCTATCTCTTTCTCACACTCACATTCTCTCTCACTGCATTCACATCCCAACCTTCAGATAGAATCAACAAGGTTCTCCATGGCGGCCAAGTCACTGAAGAAGAAGCTCAGACGCTAGCCTAGAGATACAACATGACAACTTTCGTTTCTTACTCTCTCTATTAGATTCACAACTCAGATAAGATCTTCTAGGTTTTTTTCTCCATTTCTTCGATCTGCTTTAAAACTTGTTTTCGTCCATCTGTTTGTTAATTTGTAATTATGGTAAACTCTTTAGTTTATGTTGCTTCTTCTGATTGGTAATATTATTGCTTGAGAACAATGTGATGTGTAGTATCTTACACGTTTTAATTGACTTATTTCCTTTTGGATGTTAACCACTGCTCCAACTTGAAATGGAATattcactagtacaaaaataagaaaagagcgCTCCTTATTTAATGCGGTTCAgcgcttaaacgcattcgtaaaaaacgcggtgtcatttttaaaattattttgatttacaaatgcggtttttacgtttagccgcatttgtaaatggtttttaccctaaaaattttaCGCGCTCAACAGTTTCGTTCATTCTCTGTTTGCGCTCATATCTGTTCTTCGTTTTCTCTGGTTGCGAAGTTCTGCATTTTCGAAGGTACGTAACTGCATTACCCCTCATTCTCTTATTTCCATTGCCCCTAACAACTGCATTGAACTCCAATGGCTTTCGCTTTCCATATTGCTTTCGTTTTTAATGGGTTTTGCTCTGCATTTTGAAGGTTCCATTGCTTCCGCCGCTGTCGCATTTCGCTCTCGCCGCTCCGCCACTGCTTTCGCCGCCGCTACCGTGTTTCCTCTTCTCCCCTTccactcttcaccaacaacgTGCCCCTAAAACCCCAGCTCAttcagaagaatatacaaatgcggctatttcaaataaccgcattcgtaaatcgcatttacaaatgcggctctatagccACATTTGTATTTCTCTGATTTACAactgcgtgctgatcaaatgcggctctatagccgcatttataaatgtaaaatagccgcatttgattaGCATTTTTGCGCTAGGGATTACTTTTCTGTGGTAAGCTTGATTAGTTAACTGTGTAAATCTTATTAGTGGTTTTGGATTTTTGTTGTTAGCCTACATTTATTCATGATTTATTACGTTAATTAGCAATTAATTTGGCTTTGTTTGGATAAATTTTGTGATAGACACATGTAAGAGGAACAATGGTAAAATGTATTATACTTCTCTTCGTAAACTAAAATTAACGCATGCTATCTTTTTAGAGAAGTTAGTTGAAAAACTTTCATAAGAGTTAAGTTTATAAGTTGATTTAAGCTCATATGCTGCCAAgcttaacaattttttttttctttcttgtccctaaagtgattatgaaaaaaaaagtattccaATAGAATCTTAGTAAAAACTGGTTTTGATATACATGTGTGATGCAATATCTATTTCTTCAGGgtctactttttattttatgtttaatctATTCAAGGGTAGGTGATTTTTCGTTTGtgctaattaaaaataattttttgttgaacATGTGCTTCCATTTGCCACTCTCAACAAACCATGATTAGggtataaaattaaataaatgaatggAAGTGGTATCTTTGGTGCCAATGGGAAAGATTCTGCATCAGAAGCCAATTTTTTAGATTCCAATAACAGAACAAGCATACACACATGTTAAGTATACTTACATATAATTTACTTGTCTAGGGTTCAATGTGGGTTGCATGAGTATTCTAAAACATGACACAAAACTCCCTTCCGACCATAATGTTCtagttttgatttgtttttccTAGTTTCATCTATAGATCTTGTTTGGTTTCTTATGCAAAAGCCAATGTGAATTGTTTGAGAGAATTATTGGATGATTTCTTATGGGAATGGGATTGATTGAAACTTGATCGTGTGAAATTTGTTAGTATGAATTTTGAAACTTATTTTACTCAATATTTTACAATTGTTAGTTTATTTATGGTTTTAACTACATGTGTTGAACTAGATTGAAGTTTAAATTTGATAGTACTTCTATTAAGCTAAAGGAAAGAGGCGTGAAATTCAATATGGAATTTAATCATAgaaattgaaataatttgaacaaaataGAACAATAAtcgaacaaaataaaatatttgaagaatGTGACAAAAGACTTGAGACAAGGTCAATTATCTCATGAGTTGACTATGTTCAATTCTTCATCggtaatgtttaaaaaatataaacacattgttttatttttcaaatttacatTTCTAATTATGGTGCATGTTTATTTTGTAGATTTTTGATCAAGAAAGTGTGCAAACTAATAGAAAAATTATGGACATAAAGATAGCATATGTGATAgttgaaaatataatataatgtggaaatgttttttcctatttttttatttgtgaacAATATGTTAGAGTTTTATTTGTAGTATTTTATACTAATATTCTTCTTTTATTTGTTcctcctaatttttttaactcatatgttatgcttaagtttgaatttcAATGTGTATACTTATATTTTCGTATAAATTTAAATGTAGTTATATATGTATAACTTATAAATTGATGAgtgttatttatttgttttatttattgaaaaagtgCTTTATCAAACATAGATAAATAGGTACAATAAATGTAAATAACTGTGGTTGAAAAAGTACATGAGTGCTTAAATGATAAATGAGTAAAAAAACAAATGTTCATAGTTatgaaacctatggtattttacggaggcgttgaaacccatgatattttatGAAAGTTCTGAACCTATAATTTTTTACGGAGGCTTTGAAACACGTGGTGTTTTACGGAGACTCTGAAACCTATGATATTTTACAAAGGCTTTGAAACCCATGAAATTTTATAAAGGCTTTGAAACCAATAACATTTTATGGAGGCTCTGAAACCCATGGTAGTTAACAAGGGGTTTGAAACTTTCGTTAAATACTGACTTTTCCTGGGGTTTGATAAAAATCAGGAGAGCACGTTCCAAACGAATGGTTTAGCTGGAAAAACTGCAACCTCGGATAAATGACTTAACAAAGGTGTTTACCCTtggtaatgtaaaaataaacatCCGTTAAAATTCCTTTTACTTGTAGTGGGACAAACAACTTTAGCATGCTAATAATCATGCAATATGATTCTTAAGTCAAACTAGGTTAGATTTTTCTGAAACCTATCTATAATTTAGAGAAGAGATTTAGAGTTTGTAAACTCTCTACTTTTCCATATTTAAACACCAGATGGATAATTTGTTTGTTCATGATATGGTATTTTCTCATTAGATGCAGTCAGATTAAAACTGAGtctttcaaattttgaaatagaaagTTTTGTAATCTTGTTCCAGCGTAACAAAAGCCGTTTTAATATCTTGTTGCAAATATTTAGAGAATAATATATCATCTTTATCAGAGGTTGAGATGTGATACTTCTAGGTGTGTTTTAAACTAGACTATGATGTGACATTGAGTTTCATGATTAGACCGTAAATGCAAGGTTGAAATGTCATAAATATAAGTAGTTTGAATATTAATGACACACTGTTGCATTACGTTTTCCTGCACATTTTGAGTTCACGAGCTAACAATTTTTCTCAATTATTGCATTAAGAAATTTTGATTACATGAATCATGGCTCACTACAACCTGGACTTATCCATCAATGCATTTGTGCAACTACGTTGATCATACTATTTTGATAGAAAAATCTTGAACAAATTGAATGTCATTCAAGTCAATGGTGTCTGACAACATGGTATGGTGAACCatgttggaaatcccacatcaactagagaagaggacaattcattgtatataaatgggtgcaaaacctcacctcatgagccAATTTTATGGGGTTGTGtcaggcttaaagtccactttgtaatatggtatcaaagccattttcgagcctatcctagcgaatgtttgttgggcttatcaggccacccacTATCAggtcgttatcggaccacccataatatgttatcccacgaaCGAACAAATTTGGGATGGTACTTAGTTGTTGTAGAAAGGATTAAATATTTTGGACATCAATGAGAGGGTTCATCAAAGAATTAACCAGCTCCAACCAAAGATTTGATTACTTTTAGGACTCTCTCAAATGATAGTTGTCatgatatgatttttttttggttaATTACTGTAATTTAACTCTCTTTTTCCATCATATTGTATTGTATCGTtctatgtttaatatttattagatgctgattttttttaccaaattttgtttattttattaagttttataaaatttaaaaatttggttAAATCTTCTACAATTATttctattcaaattttatttcattttcaaCAATTTTGCATGTATCCACAATATAAATAATTCGTATGTTTTTTCTACTGAGTTCACGAACTCTAGCAGAACTAATGTTTTAATCACACAAGTTTCATGTAAAAATAACTAATCATATTACCATTTCAtaagttaagtttttttttttaacaatcaAACTCATCATATTGttaacaaattttcataaattttccctgaatttattttcactttccactttttttcctttcaaatTCATCATTTTCATAAACCTCAAATCCACTCCTTGAAACAAACACACTCTAAGGTGGAGTAGTAATGCATGATACCGACTAAGTTTAAAGGTCTAATTTGAGAGCACAATGACACAAAAGTTCGAAAGATCACTTACGTAACTCATACGCACTAAGTGTAGGTATGGATTTGAATTTTTTGGTAATTCAactcaaaattcaatttttcttatttttaatgattattCATTGTTTAAAGGATTGagtatattattatgaaaatagatgttaaaaaatgttaatagaTCTTTGTGGGTGGGTGTGGGCGACCTGCTTAACTAGCAGATTTTACATGAGAGATGCAGTTTGTACAAATTAAAAGTCAATGTAAAATGTAGACTATAAGGATGATTGTTTTATGGTGCAGATTTATGGAGGTAGGAATTAAACGGAGTATCCTTATGCATACCTAAGCTCTAGTGACAACTATGATTAAGCTCTAAAGGTTAGTGTTAAATAATTGTGGGTAAAATATTTTTGGAAGAATATACAATGTAGAAGACACTTGTATTTGAGACATTAATATTCTATAAGTATAGAAGTAAATGTGAAGTTTATGGAAATAAAACATACAATCAACAATCAACAAACTCACCACGAGACATTTAAAACTGAGAAGTTGTTGATTTAGCATAGGTGGGATGTTACTGATGTGCAAAGTTATAAAAGCAAATCTTGGGAATCTAGAGTAAGTAATAGCGAAACTGAAACAGAAAATTTTAAGTAGGCTTGAAACCATTTCACCTTACTAATGAAAACTTCACTATGCAGCAAACATACGAACATACATTGATTTGATATCACAAACTTTATGGTGAGGCTTGAGTGAAGATACAAGGGGTAACAAGTTCAGGAGAGCAGAGGAGGCATCAAACATGTGGGGGTGTGATCTCCTCAGAAGGCTTGGTTGATGTATTCAGTTTTTTGCCTCTTTCACTTGTGCTGTTTTCAGCAAATTTCAAGCTTGCATGATGGGACCCTTTCTCCTTCTCCTTTGAGTTCCACTCAGCTAAGTAGTAATCTTCTTCTGTGACCTTTTTGGACGAGGGACCAGAAAACATTCCACCCCATTGTGGAAAATAGATTAAACATATTGGCAGGGTGCATATTATAATCATGATTCCCATTAGAGTTATTCCTCTTTCTTTTGAAAACTTGGATCCTTTGAAGAAAATTAGCTGGGTCACAACTGCACCCACATTGCCTCCACCTCCAGTCATTCCAGATATGACCCCTAATGACCTGAAATCGATGTATATATTTGCACAATATTAGAATTGATTACAGAGTTATTGGCATAGAGCTATGCACTTTGTGTTAACATACTTGACCAGCTTTCAAGTTTGTGTTAAGTGTGCACGTGTCTGTGATTTCACATACTCGTGCTCTTATTTATTGCCGGCTTTGGCATCATTCCTTGGCTAAAAACAGAGCTGTTAAGTGTTATCTATACAGCTAGTCTCAGGAAGATGTTAGATAATCATATCCATATGATTTAACATGTTACATGTGTTACTTTGCCTGCTGCGTCTCATGATCCGTTGGCTTCTGATAAATTGAATAACTAAATTAACATTTCTTTGTTCTCactttgttttctctttctgtACGTTTAATTTGAGTCTGACTCTTAACTATTGACCATTTGAAGAATTTGCTAAATAATGCTATTGGTAGACAAGAGTTCCAGGATTATGGATAATTTGACACCACTCTTGAAAACCCTCTAGTTCATAAAAATCTACAGAAAacggaagaaaagaaaaagctgTTTAATAAGGTTATCTTTGATTTCCTTCACACTTTTTGGCtttaaaaactgttttcaaGAGAATCTCATACTTCTCAACAGTAAATTTCCCGTCCAAAATCTAATAACTTCTGAAAACTGTTTGAACACAAgtgtttaaaaactaaaaaaattaaaacaatggagTAATATATTGTTGTGATCCTCTTCTTTTATGTTGTGGTTCTAATTCAAGGGTAAATTTTGTAGAGTGGTGCTGCATGTGGTGAGATATGAAGATGATGGAAGTGGTTATCTTCTTTTTAAAATAGCAATCAAACACATCCAAGGCCCTTTTGATTGAAACAAGGACTAGAAAACGCACCTTCTTGAGACAAAGGGAACAATCCCAAAGGTCATTCCACATGCGGCTTGGACAAAGACAGAGAATATGATCATAACAAGGACGGATACACTTAAAGATCCCACAAGGCCAAGGATGACGCAGAAGACACCAGCCAAGGTTTGGCATAGCCATAAAGCCCACAACCTCCCTCTCATGCCAAACCTCTTGCCCATAACATCTGATATATAACCCCCACCAGGTCTAGAAAATAAGTTAGCCAAGCCAAAGCTTGCAGCAATGATTCCAGCAGTGTGGAGTGTTAGATTAAACCTGTCATAGAAGTATTCAGCTATGATGTTGTCTATGGTCAACTCCACCCCAAAGCAGTAGCCATAAGTCAACGCCAGAATCCAACCTCTGTAGTTAGTAATCCCATGGTACACCACTCTTGAAAAATCGTCTTTTGCCTTGTCCCCTGACTTCTTCAAGCGGCGGAAGTTCCCATCAGGCATGTCCTGGCCAAATATCAGGATTGAAAATGCCGTGAGCATTTGGAACATGGCAGGGACAAAGAAGGCAATCCTCCATGCTGTGAATTTGGTAGCACCAATGTCACGGATGAGGGAGAACACAAGGGGCATGATGAGTTGGGTGGCTCCTCCTCCAAGGTTGCCCCATCCGCCGGCAAACCCGTTTGCCGAACCGACGACCGGAGCAGAGAACATAGAGCTCATCCAGAACTGTGTGGAGACAAAGGTGGCTAGGGAGAAACCAGTGAAGAAACGGACAAGGAGGTAAGAGGTGGGTGAGTTGATGATGGAAGTGAAGTACACAAACGGTGCTGTTAGAAGGATGAGTGATGCAGAGGCCAGGCGCGGTCCAACTAAGTCACAAGCTGTTCCCATTGCAACTCTTGCGAAAACTGCACCGGAAACTGACGCAACACCAGCATTTCCAATGTCAGTGGCTGTGAGGTTAAGGTTGTCTCGAATTATGGGAAGGAGGGGTGGAGCAGCAAAGCTAGACACAAAGCACGAGAAGAAAGAGACCCATGATAGGTGAAAAGACCTCATATGGGGTTTAGCTATGGAAAATAATCTGAACTCAGTGGCCTTGTGTTCAGAATCCACTGGTAGAGCAAATTTTTTTTGTTCAGATTCATTCTCAGCTGCAGCTGGGAGTTCCACTTCCATGTTTCTCACTGTGAATCAGGAATTCTTTTCTCTCAACTATATTAATCTGTTTTCCCTAAGAATAGGCCACACAAAGCATAGATTCACATGTTCATGTTCTctacaatttatataataacaGTCCTAAATTAGGCTATATATATGAAACAATAGATATTTATATTAACGAGTAGTAATTACTGACAGTTCCTTGGATTGAACCGGCCTATGCTACAAGGGTCAGTGTAGAACTATCGGTTTGAAAAATAAAGACCTTTATGTATGTGTTGTTACATTCAAACCACGTTTTTAACACTGTTCTGCGCACCAAGGTAACCAAACCAACCACTTTTTGTGTCTCTTAGTAGAAAAGTGAATATGAATTGTTAGTGTTGATTGAGAAGGGATTTAAAAGGTGCTAATAGCTAAAGTTTCGTAATCGTCTGAAGTTAATTTTGATGTCATTGTCTACTAAAAATGTGGCATATTCTTGAGGCATATGAGGAAGAGAAATAGAGGTACGAAGATAGCTAAGTAAAGGATATAAAAATCAAAAACTGAGACTTGGTTGTCTTTTGAAGGCTGGCAGTTTCGAAAATTCCACAAAAGGATTGGTTCAGAAACTGAGACTTGGAGAAATGTATCTCTAACAAATGACTTTTCATGGTTAAGAGAGGTGTAGTTAGGAGCTGAAAAACTCCTCCTCACGCCGGCTCATTTTTGTTTTACCTTGTGGGAATAGTAATGAACCAGGTTGGAAAACAAAGCATTTCAAGGGAAGAAAATTGAAGTGATGTAAAATGACAATTGTAGGCTCTGTGCTGTGATGGAGCAGTAGCATTATAGGTAGCTCTCAGTTTTCCTTGAAAGGGAAATCTTATAGTAGTCTataaattgtgttttaaatGTGATGATTATAAGATCTAAGTAAGAATTGCAGTTAAATAGCAACGCGTGTAAAAAAGTTACCTGGCTGTTGAATAAGGTTAAGGAGAGAGTGCTTGAACAAGTTAACAAGCTTTTAAGTATAAACGACAAAAATATGCCAAAAGAGAACATCAATTTTGAAACGAAAAAGATTGCCCACATAACATACTCAAAAATATCAGAGAGTCTTTCAGCTATGCTTCAACACACAAACCATGAAATTGGATCTAGTTCATTATCAACCaatctaaataatttatattgaaattaaattcaaattcatatttttttaagaatattaaaaaaacagtttacatatttataaattagttttatatcaattttgaaattgtattttttatcgTAAAACTAACATGATAATAAAACTGAACTTTATTCAGCATAATAATAGGTTTATGATATGATAAAAAACATTAGAAAGTAACGATACTTTAGTGTAAAACGTTTTTATATGAAACTAGTATGCATAGATAAATAAACAGTATCTTTATTTGtttgaataaatattaattaaaaatacaacaAGATATGATTTAACAGGATATATCTTTCATGGGTGATCACTTGTTACTTTTATTTGATTTAGTGcagaaattaacaaaaaaactatattttatatttttattatatgtttcCTTTTTCCAACTCTTatgtttttctcaaaaaaaaaactacacaaAAGTTATTAACCAAATCCAACTCAATGATCTTCTTGTTTAGAAAACTCACATGCTatttttatatctatttatatataatttttactaaaatatattaattgatatattattttgtgtttCGAAAAATAATCTCGATCTGTGTTGTCAAAGTTATGTCCACTAGTGGATTCATCTTGGGATCATTGATGAAGAGACGATAGTTTTACCTCTAGTTAATACCATAAAACATGTGATCCAAgaaattttttatcatttccTATGATAGACGTCAAATGTTCTTATAAAAAAAGAGCACTAGTCTCTCGAAGCGGATGAAGATTATTTGTCTTGCAAGTTGAGTTATGACTCCAAGACGAGATCACTGAGTTTACCGAAGAACCTCTATCTATGTTGTTAGAGTTGTGTTCGCTAGTGGATTCATCTTGGAGATATAGGCAACAATTTTGCCTCTAGTTAATACCATAAGACATGTGGTCCAAGAAAAGTTTTACCCTACCACACAGTAGACGTCAAATGTTCTTATCAGAAAATAGTGTTAGTCTCCCGAGGTGGATGAAGATAGTGTGCCTTGTTAGTTAACTTATGATTCCAAAAGAAGATCACTAACTTTATAGAAAATAATGATGAAAGATTCACCTATCGAAAATAACGATGAAAGATTTACCTATAGAATATTCATCAAATGAATGTAAAAATTAATccctataatatatatatatatatatactgaaatgctaaaaaatatttaaaataaataaaaatatatatttaattatcaaatatatatcattgaattaattattatataaatatctaagttataaatttatatttgatttaattgGATTATGTCTAATTTATTGGATTACACTTCATTTAGTTACATTTTATACTACGCCTGACACACATAAACTCTTATTCCAATGTCATTTTTTAAGATTAGTTAAACAAAGGTTAATTAAAAAAGTTGGATAATCTTT encodes:
- the LOC137806569 gene encoding high affinity nitrate transporter 2.5 translates to MEVELPAAAENESEQKKFALPVDSEHKATEFRLFSIAKPHMRSFHLSWVSFFSCFVSSFAAPPLLPIIRDNLNLTATDIGNAGVASVSGAVFARVAMGTACDLVGPRLASASLILLTAPFVYFTSIINSPTSYLLVRFFTGFSLATFVSTQFWMSSMFSAPVVGSANGFAGGWGNLGGGATQLIMPLVFSLIRDIGATKFTAWRIAFFVPAMFQMLTAFSILIFGQDMPDGNFRRLKKSGDKAKDDFSRVVYHGITNYRGWILALTYGYCFGVELTIDNIIAEYFYDRFNLTLHTAGIIAASFGLANLFSRPGGGYISDVMGKRFGMRGRLWALWLCQTLAGVFCVILGLVGSLSVSVLVMIIFSVFVQAACGMTFGIVPFVSRRSLGVISGMTGGGGNVGAVVTQLIFFKGSKFSKERGITLMGIMIIICTLPICLIYFPQWGGMFSGPSSKKVTEEDYYLAEWNSKEKEKGSHHASLKFAENSTSERGKKLNTSTKPSEEITPPHV